The Radiobacillus deserti genomic interval ATCCTGATACATATATTTGTAGGGTGATTTTACTCTTAGGGAGGTGATCCATTACTTGTAGCTTGTAAGCATCTATGACTATTCACAGTTATAACCTATATTTGATTTTAGAAAGCTTCTATAAATTGAGGTGTTTTTTTGACTTGTCAATTAAGAATTCCATTAATTATTTTTGTTATGGGTTCGTTAGCGGGTGTATTTCAATATCTTAATACTACTTCGGTTTCAGTGAACTATGGTGGAATTTACATCCTTCTTGTTGGGATTATCATATATCAACTTGAAAAAAAGTATAAATCAAAAGAAAGTACCACTAATTTTGGGAGCTTTTTTAATTATTTCGGGAGTGTTAATAGATTATTCTTCTTCTCTTTTTCAATAATTATATGTTGTTTTTATTTTTTATGTTTTACTAACAATTAATAAAATCTGAATGGGATTGTATGGTGTTAGATGGGATGTAATGAAAAGCGAAAGCCCCGAATTTCTTGTAGAAGCGTTGTTTAAAATAGCGAATAACAATAGATACTAGTACAGAATGAGTCGACATCGAAGAAAGGGGTCTTAAAGGATGCAAGAAACAATCAATTACCTTCTGGATCATCCTCTCCTAGGAGTACTAGCAATTGGAGCAGCCTGGGTTGTGGTCACTTCTATTGTGAAATCGTTATTTAAAGCAGCCACGATTTTAGTCGTGGTGGGGCTCGCGCTCGTCGTATTTTTTGATTTTACGCCGAAAGAAGTATTAGAAAAAGGGTCCAATGTAGCTAATACCGGAACCTCTTTATTTCAAAAAACGCTCCAACCTATGTTAACGAATACGAATGATTCTGAGGATGAAGCGTTTTTCATTCAAGAAAAAGATGGGGATACGGTGATCTCTTTGGATTCCCTCGGCATTACATACAATCTGTCTGAGTTGTTTGAAACAGAAGAAGAGAAATCTCCGATGCAGCAAAAAAATGACGCATCGATTCCACACTAATTTCGAAGAAAGCCACCCTCTGAATCAATCACTTGGCCGGTAATCCATGCTGCTTCGTCACTAGCTAGAAAGTTAACAAGACGCGCAGCATCCTCCGGAGCACCAATTCTGCCTAAGCCAAACTTTGGTTCTAAGTATGCTTTTATGTCTTCTGTCATCCAACCGGAATCGGTGGGGCCAGGGTTAACGGCATTCACCGTAATACCTAAAGGTGCAATCTCGGCAGATAATGTGGAAGTAAATGCAGTAATCGCCCCTTTAGTAGACGCGTAGGCTAATTCTTCTACCATAGGACCTTTGGCTTGGCCGGAGGTCATATTAATAATTCTACCTGCTTTTAATCCTGTTTGTGCAAACCGTTTAGCAAATTCGACGCTTAACAACATCGTTCCGCGCATGTTCACTTCATAGTGACGATCCAATAATTCTGCGGTCAAATGCTGATAGCCATCATTTACGGAGTAAGCAGCATTGTTCACGAGCACCGTCGGGAAGCCTATTTGTTTCGTAACCGCATCAAGTAATTCGGTAGCTGAGCTTCGTTGAGCCAAATCTATGGTTGCTTTTCCACAACGTACCCCGACTTCACGTATTTCCTCTTGAAATGTTTCACTCCAACCTTTACTCCCCCAATCGGTAAAAAATATATCGTGGCCAGATTGAGCTAATCGGCGACAAATAGCTGTTCCAATATCTCCTTGATGTCCGATTCCTGTTACTAAGGCGATAGATGGTGTCATCCTTCCCCCTCCTTTTTTCTCCATTATACGCTGTAT includes:
- a CDS encoding SDR family oxidoreductase; its protein translation is MTPSIALVTGIGHQGDIGTAICRRLAQSGHDIFFTDWGSKGWSETFQEEIREVGVRCGKATIDLAQRSSATELLDAVTKQIGFPTVLVNNAAYSVNDGYQHLTAELLDRHYEVNMRGTMLLSVEFAKRFAQTGLKAGRIINMTSGQAKGPMVEELAYASTKGAITAFTSTLSAEIAPLGITVNAVNPGPTDSGWMTEDIKAYLEPKFGLGRIGAPEDAARLVNFLASDEAAWITGQVIDSEGGFLRN